The Globicephala melas chromosome 13, mGloMel1.2, whole genome shotgun sequence genome includes a region encoding these proteins:
- the RTL10 gene encoding protein Bop — MPHGRRQGPRNPIRAAANYANAHPWQEDGATPGVAYTPLVDPWIERPCCGDPVCVRTTMEQKRSASGAVGCKPAERGPPAMRMGPRPLRVDFHWVPGSDPGTFDGSPWLLDRFLAQLGDYMSFRFEHYRDNLSRVCEILGRLTGRARAWAAPYLDGDLPLPDNYELFCQDLEEVIQNPNNFAEYHAAGPCSLPLASSQPPVAPQLPVVRQYLARFSEALALNMGTPPRSVPAALATPTVSSSNSTSRNALSEQLLAMESSSGPVEPSALSNSAGSAGPGPVGPSSSQPGEAAPKPVLAVAESAEPPAQKPGPTNPGGPGPQKTKEEVSETEAGQEASLGTPEGAVDTPATLEEPPFCPTHQPTALDSEHGLGRYGSAPLS, encoded by the coding sequence ATGCCTCATGGCCGGCGCCAGGGCCCTCGCAATCCCATCCGGGCGGCAGCCAACTACGCCAATGCACACCCCTGGCAGGAGGACGGGGCCACTCCTGGGGTTGCGTACACCCCCCTAGTGGATCCCTGGATTGAGCGGCCCTGCTGTGGGGAccctgtgtgtgtgcgcacgaCCATGGAGCAGAAGAGGTCAGCGAGTGGTGCTGTGGGCTGTAAGCCCGCGGAGAGGGGCCCCCCGGCAATGCGCATGGGCCCGCGGCCCCTCAGGGTGGACTTCCACTGGGTGCCCGGCTCAGACCCAGGCACCTTCGATGGCTCCCCTTGGCTGCTGGACCGTTTTCTGGCCCAGCTGGGCGATTACATGTCCTTCCGCTTTGAGCACTACCGGGACAACCTCAGCCGCGTCTGCGAGATCCTCGGGCGCCTGACGGGCCGAGCCCGGGCGTGGGCAGCCCCCTACCTCGATGGGGACCTGCCCCTGCCTGACAACTATGAGCTTTTTTGCCAGGATCTTGAGGAAGTTATTCAAAACCCAAACAACTTTGCTGAGTACCACGCTGCAGGGCCCTGTTCTTTGCCTCTGGCCTCGAGCCAGCCACCAGTGGCCCCACAGCTGCCTGTAGTGAGACAGTACTTAGCTAGGTTCTCAGAGGCCTTGGCCCTCAACATGGGCACTCCCCCCAGGTCTGTCCCCGCTGCTCTGGCCACCCCCACTGTTTCTAGTTCCAATTCCACATCTAGAAATGCTCTATCTGAGCAGCTGCTAGCCATGGAGAGCAGCTCTGGGCCTGTGGAACCTTCTGCCTTGTCCAACTCTGCAGGCAGTGCTGGTCCTGGTCCCGTGGGGCCATCTTCTTCCCAGCCAGGGGAGGCGGCCCCCAAACCTGTCCTTGCAGTTGCAGAATCTGCTGAACCCCCTGCCCAGAAACCAGGTCCCACTAACCCAGGGGGTCCAGGACCCCAGAAAACAAAGGAGGAGGTTTCTGAGACAGAGGCAGGCCAGGAGGCATCCTTAGGTACCCCAGAGGGGGCAGTGGACACCCCAGCCACCCTAGAAGAGCCACCATTCTGTCCCACGCACCAACCCACAGCACTGGATTCCGAACACGGCCTGGGCAGGTATGGCAGTGCCCCCTTGTCATGA